A window from Desulfotignum phosphitoxidans DSM 13687 encodes these proteins:
- a CDS encoding NupC/NupG family nucleoside CNT transporter has translation MIIQGVAGLIVFIGLAWMISENRGRVNIKTIAVGLGFQFLLALIFLKIPLLSQGFVLLNQVVLALEQATRAGTSMVFGYLGGGTLPFEEKFAGASFILAFQALPLVLLMSALSSLLFYWKILPWVVQKFSRVLEKLFKLGGAEGLGVSANIFVGMVESPLFIRPYVRSLTRSELFTLMTSGMATIAGTMMVLYANILGDIIPNVLGHILAASIISAPAAITVAKIMIPETRPVTSGELTEPDPATSSMDAVTRGTLQGVELLINIIAMLVVLVALVHLADILLKILPVVNGTPLTLQRIFGWIMSPVVWLMGVPWAEAGIAGGLMGTKTIINEFVAYLNLAGLPADSLGPDSRLIMLYAMCGFANPGSLGIMIGGLGTMAPERRGEIVSLGLKSIIAGTIATCMTGAIVGLLG, from the coding sequence ATGATAATTCAAGGCGTTGCCGGTCTGATCGTTTTTATCGGGCTGGCCTGGATGATCAGTGAAAACCGGGGCCGGGTAAACATCAAAACCATTGCCGTCGGCTTAGGATTTCAATTTCTGCTGGCCCTGATTTTTCTCAAGATCCCGCTGCTGAGCCAGGGATTTGTCCTGCTCAATCAGGTGGTTCTGGCCCTGGAACAGGCCACCCGGGCCGGCACTTCCATGGTATTCGGCTACCTGGGGGGGGGCACTTTGCCCTTTGAAGAGAAATTTGCTGGTGCATCCTTTATCCTGGCATTTCAGGCCCTGCCGTTAGTGCTGCTCATGAGTGCCTTGTCTTCATTGCTTTTTTACTGGAAAATTTTGCCCTGGGTGGTTCAGAAATTTTCCCGGGTGCTTGAAAAACTCTTCAAACTGGGCGGGGCTGAAGGCTTAGGTGTGTCTGCCAATATTTTCGTGGGCATGGTGGAGTCCCCTCTGTTTATTCGGCCTTATGTCCGTTCCCTGACCCGCAGTGAACTGTTCACCCTGATGACTTCGGGCATGGCCACCATCGCCGGCACCATGATGGTGCTGTATGCCAACATCCTGGGAGACATCATCCCCAATGTGTTAGGCCATATCCTGGCCGCCTCCATCATCAGTGCGCCGGCCGCCATCACCGTGGCCAAAATCATGATCCCGGAAACCCGCCCGGTCACTTCCGGAGAACTCACCGAACCGGACCCGGCCACCAGTTCCATGGATGCCGTCACCCGGGGCACCCTTCAGGGCGTGGAACTGCTCATCAACATCATTGCCATGCTCGTGGTGCTGGTGGCACTGGTGCATCTGGCAGATATCCTGCTCAAAATTCTGCCGGTTGTAAACGGCACGCCCCTGACACTGCAGCGGATTTTCGGATGGATCATGTCACCGGTGGTATGGCTCATGGGCGTTCCCTGGGCGGAAGCCGGCATCGCCGGGGGGCTGATGGGCACCAAAACCATTATCAACGAATTCGTGGCCTACCTGAACCTGGCCGGGCTGCCGGCAGACAGTCTGGGGCCGGACAGCCGGCTGATCATGCTTTATGCCATGTGCGGATTTGCCAACCCCGGCAGCCTGGGCATCATGATCGGCGGATTGGGCACAATGGCGCCGGAACGCCGGGGAGAGATCGTGTCCTTGGGTCTCAAGTCCATTATCGCCGGCACCATCGCCACCTGCATGACCGGCGCCATTGTGGGATTACTTGGCTGA
- a CDS encoding carbon starvation CstA family protein, which produces MDALLIMVVSFIGYIFMYQVYGRFIGKKIFKLAQGAEVPSVVMEDGVDYVPTKKEVIFGHHFTSIAGTGPIVGPAIAIIWGWVPAMIWVFFGSIFMGAVHDFGALIISMRNQGKSIADYTSKYVNNRTRFFFFLIVFLELWIVIAVFGLVIAVVFAMYPTSVFPVWCEVAIALYLGYAIYKQGKSIITWSIIAVVLMYVTVFIGAVLPIKMPTIAGIPPTGVWTIVLLIYAFIASTLPVTTLLQPRDFINSHQLMIVMVLLMIGVVFSAFFANLSIVAPAVQMNPAQAPPMWPFLFITIACGAISGFHSLVSSGTSAKQVRYETDSLFVGYGSMLMEGALATLVIIAVAAGIGMGYVTKSGETLMGVAAWTTHYSSWAAAAGLGSKVAAFVDGSANMLAAFGIPASIAVVIMGVFVASFAGTTLDTATRIQRYILSELFDSVKLTALTGKYVTTFLAVGTALLLAFATGPSGNGALKLWPLFGAVNQTLAGLALIIITLYLKDKGGVKWMISGIPAVFMMVMTIWALILNQGSFGTAHNTLLQVVNAIILILAVWITVEGVLRFFTVTPGGEIASEHR; this is translated from the coding sequence ATGGATGCGTTATTAATCATGGTGGTTTCCTTTATCGGTTATATTTTTATGTATCAGGTGTATGGCCGGTTCATTGGAAAGAAAATTTTCAAACTGGCCCAGGGCGCTGAAGTGCCATCGGTTGTCATGGAAGATGGTGTGGACTATGTGCCCACCAAAAAAGAGGTGATCTTCGGCCATCACTTCACTTCCATTGCCGGTACGGGTCCCATCGTGGGACCGGCCATTGCCATTATCTGGGGATGGGTGCCGGCCATGATCTGGGTGTTTTTCGGCAGCATTTTCATGGGTGCTGTGCATGATTTCGGCGCGTTGATTATTTCCATGAGGAACCAGGGAAAGTCCATTGCCGACTATACCTCAAAATATGTCAACAACCGCACCCGGTTTTTCTTTTTTCTCATCGTTTTTCTGGAATTATGGATCGTGATCGCCGTGTTCGGTCTGGTGATCGCCGTGGTCTTTGCCATGTATCCCACATCGGTTTTTCCGGTCTGGTGTGAGGTGGCCATTGCCCTTTACTTAGGGTATGCCATCTACAAACAGGGCAAAAGCATCATCACCTGGTCCATCATTGCCGTGGTGCTCATGTATGTCACCGTGTTCATCGGTGCGGTGCTGCCCATCAAAATGCCCACCATTGCAGGGATTCCGCCCACAGGGGTGTGGACAATTGTTTTGCTGATCTATGCGTTTATCGCCTCCACCCTGCCGGTCACCACGTTGCTGCAGCCCCGGGATTTCATCAATTCCCATCAGCTCATGATCGTGATGGTGCTGCTGATGATCGGCGTGGTTTTTTCCGCTTTTTTTGCCAACCTGTCCATTGTGGCACCGGCCGTTCAGATGAATCCGGCCCAAGCCCCGCCCATGTGGCCGTTTTTGTTCATCACCATTGCCTGTGGCGCGATTTCCGGGTTTCATTCCCTGGTGTCTTCGGGCACGTCTGCCAAACAGGTGCGGTATGAAACCGATTCTTTGTTTGTGGGATACGGGTCCATGCTCATGGAAGGAGCCCTGGCCACTTTGGTGATCATTGCCGTGGCTGCCGGTATCGGTATGGGATATGTGACCAAATCCGGTGAAACCCTGATGGGAGTAGCTGCCTGGACCACCCATTATTCCTCCTGGGCCGCTGCAGCCGGCTTGGGTTCCAAAGTAGCCGCATTTGTGGACGGGTCCGCCAACATGCTTGCGGCATTCGGCATCCCGGCCAGCATCGCCGTGGTGATTATGGGTGTGTTTGTGGCGTCCTTTGCCGGTACCACCCTGGATACGGCCACCCGGATTCAGCGCTATATTCTGTCCGAGCTGTTTGACAGTGTGAAGCTCACGGCATTGACCGGCAAATATGTCACCACGTTTCTGGCCGTGGGAACGGCCCTGCTGCTGGCATTTGCCACCGGTCCCAGCGGAAACGGCGCCCTGAAGCTGTGGCCCCTGTTCGGTGCCGTGAATCAGACCCTGGCCGGTCTGGCGCTGATTATCATCACGTTGTACCTCAAAGACAAAGGCGGGGTGAAATGGATGATTTCCGGTATCCCGGCCGTGTTTATGATGGTGATGACCATCTGGGCGTTGATCCTGAACCAGGGCAGTTTCGGCACGGCCCACAACACCCTGCTTCAGGTGGTTAACGCCATTATTCTGATTCTGGCGGTCTGGATCACGGTGGAAGGGGTATTGCGGTTTTTTACCGTCACCCCCGGGGGTGAGATTGCATCAGAACACAGATAA